A part of Paenibacillus donghaensis genomic DNA contains:
- a CDS encoding trans-sulfuration enzyme family protein, whose product MNTEWRIDTRIIHGNQGPDPQTGAISQSIIPAVAYAFPDTETAAAVVCGEAEGVYYGRYGNPTSRTLELKIAALEGGEDALGVSSGMAAISIALLGFLQQGDHVLVTKDVYGGTYSFLTSLAPRFGITFDFVDCTDVQCLIEAIKPNTKAVYIETPSNPKLTILDIEAITEACQARQLPVIVDNTFMSPCLQNPLALGADVVVHSATKYINGHGDVLAGFIIGKKDMIQFMRKKLMGDLGQQLNAWDAFLILRGMKTMGLRVERHCANAQKVAEFLESHPSIEQVFYPGLESHPQYQLAQRQMKGMGGIVSFEVKGGLQQGKKLINSLQLAMISFSLGDPETLVQHPASMTHASIPQEERLKFGITDGLIRISVGLEDAEDIIADFAQALLNIREDAHVESNIG is encoded by the coding sequence ATGAACACAGAGTGGAGAATCGATACCCGCATTATTCATGGGAATCAAGGTCCGGACCCGCAGACAGGAGCCATTTCACAGAGTATAATTCCCGCTGTCGCTTATGCCTTCCCGGATACTGAAACGGCAGCAGCTGTGGTATGCGGTGAAGCGGAAGGGGTGTATTACGGAAGATACGGCAACCCTACCTCCCGTACACTGGAACTGAAGATTGCCGCTCTGGAAGGCGGAGAGGATGCACTTGGTGTTTCCAGCGGGATGGCGGCGATTTCGATTGCTCTGCTAGGATTTCTCCAGCAGGGTGACCATGTACTGGTGACCAAGGATGTCTATGGTGGAACCTACAGCTTCCTGACTTCATTGGCGCCGCGGTTCGGGATTACGTTTGATTTTGTCGATTGTACGGATGTTCAGTGTCTCATTGAAGCCATCAAGCCCAATACCAAAGCTGTATATATAGAAACACCTTCGAATCCCAAATTAACCATTCTTGATATTGAAGCGATAACAGAAGCCTGCCAAGCCCGCCAGCTACCAGTGATCGTCGACAATACCTTTATGAGTCCTTGCCTGCAGAATCCGCTGGCGCTTGGGGCGGATGTGGTGGTGCATAGCGCAACCAAATACATTAATGGACATGGCGATGTGCTGGCCGGCTTCATCATCGGGAAGAAAGACATGATCCAGTTCATGCGCAAGAAACTGATGGGTGATCTCGGTCAGCAGCTGAATGCCTGGGATGCCTTCCTCATCCTGAGAGGCATGAAGACGATGGGTCTGCGGGTGGAACGACATTGCGCCAACGCGCAGAAAGTTGCTGAATTTCTGGAGTCTCATCCCAGTATCGAACAAGTCTTCTATCCGGGACTGGAGTCCCACCCGCAGTACCAGCTGGCGCAGCGGCAGATGAAGGGAATGGGCGGAATTGTTTCTTTTGAAGTGAAGGGTGGCCTGCAGCAGGGGAAGAAATTAATCAATTCCTTGCAGCTGGCGATGATCTCCTTCAGTCTGGGCGATCCGGAAACACTGGTCCAGCACCCCGCCTCCATGACTCATGCTTCGATTCCCCAGGAAGAGCGATTGAAGTTTGGCATTACGGACGGTTTGATTCGAATCTCGGTCGGGCTGGAGGATGCGGAGGATATTATCGCGGATTTCGCTCAGGCACTGTTGAATATAAGGGAGGATGCACATGTTGAATCAAACATCGGATGA
- a CDS encoding CehA/McbA family metallohydrolase, producing MTLRWLACELHTHTIHSDAAHTLEEMAGVARELELDWIALTDHNTVSGWAGKERVEREQGIRILPGLEWTTFYGHMLTLGANVLHKADWRLTGPDDIDEGISGIHQSGGLAGIAHPFRMGSPICTGCFWEFAIGKWRALDYIEVWNGTSPNTKAFNERAYRFWTELLNLGIRLPAVSGRDWHHSQVSKETTIAVTYLGIGGEGALAGQSQHAEHAELSPHVPAADWGEQQLLEAIRQGSASVTLGPLLTLQVRDSGSAESSTAEIGRIYQTGEVVGMQSNGSSRWSVTIEADFEVRKRQWMIAEQELRLRLVGSKGTVAEWGIPAASVTVEACPDLSGELWLRAELYGSMNGQTGLLAFTNCIYVEEQA from the coding sequence ATGACGCTCCGTTGGCTGGCCTGCGAGCTGCATACGCACACCATACACAGCGACGCAGCGCATACACTTGAGGAAATGGCAGGAGTGGCCCGTGAGCTGGAGCTTGACTGGATTGCCCTGACCGATCACAATACCGTCAGCGGCTGGGCCGGGAAGGAGAGGGTGGAGCGGGAGCAGGGCATCCGCATTCTCCCAGGCCTGGAATGGACCACCTTCTATGGACATATGCTGACTCTGGGCGCGAATGTGCTTCACAAGGCTGATTGGCGCTTGACCGGCCCGGACGATATCGATGAAGGGATATCTGGGATTCATCAATCCGGCGGTCTGGCAGGTATAGCCCACCCGTTCCGGATGGGCAGTCCGATCTGCACCGGCTGCTTCTGGGAGTTCGCGATCGGAAAGTGGAGAGCGCTCGACTACATCGAGGTGTGGAACGGGACCTCGCCCAACACGAAAGCTTTTAATGAGCGGGCTTACCGGTTCTGGACGGAGCTGCTTAATCTGGGTATCCGCCTTCCGGCGGTGAGCGGAAGAGACTGGCATCACTCGCAGGTGTCCAAGGAGACGACGATTGCGGTTACCTATCTGGGCATCGGCGGAGAGGGGGCGCTTGCTGGACAGAGCCAACATGCCGAGCATGCCGAGCTGTCCCCACATGTCCCGGCAGCAGATTGGGGTGAACAGCAGCTGCTGGAGGCGATCCGGCAGGGTTCGGCTTCGGTTACGCTGGGACCGCTTCTAACCCTGCAAGTCCGGGATAGCGGCTCGGCTGAAAGCAGCACAGCAGAAATCGGCCGGATCTATCAGACCGGCGAAGTTGTGGGCATGCAGTCCAACGGGAGCAGCCGATGGTCCGTCACTATCGAAGCCGACTTCGAGGTGCGGAAGCGGCAGTGGATGATAGCGGAGCAGGAGCTGCGGTTGCGTCTGGTCGGCAGCAAGGGAACCGTGGCTGAGTGGGGGATACCGGCGGCATCGGTTACCGTTGAAGCTTGTCCCGATCTGAGCGGGGAGCTCTGGCTGCGTGCGGAGCTGTACGGCTCGATGAACGGACAGACAGGCTTGCTCGCCTTCACGAATTGCATCTATGTGGAAGAGCAGGCCTGA
- a CDS encoding GntR family transcriptional regulator, with protein MNTSMMRTRRLSKDNTYYALKQKIIDSELEPDQVVHEENLAALLGVSRTPLREAIQRLENEEFLVRQPNGRLKVASVTLKEVEEIFLIRSMLEGYIAKNAARHATEQDIHQLKAMIEKIKYSFQLGASQDFVSYGFEFHDYLSQISQLKTFEKILNQLRDHALRYCRYVTMHGNWNTQADEEHNYILQMIADRNEEGAERAMQDHILSSLTTAVERIRGIQTARED; from the coding sequence ATGAACACTTCTATGATGCGCACCCGAAGGTTGTCCAAGGATAACACTTATTACGCCCTGAAACAGAAAATCATCGACAGTGAGCTGGAGCCGGATCAAGTGGTACATGAAGAGAATCTGGCAGCCTTGCTAGGAGTCAGCCGGACGCCATTAAGAGAGGCGATTCAGCGGCTGGAGAATGAGGAATTTCTTGTCCGTCAACCGAATGGCAGATTGAAGGTAGCTTCCGTAACCCTTAAAGAGGTCGAAGAAATCTTCCTGATCCGCAGTATGCTGGAAGGTTATATCGCCAAGAATGCGGCCAGACATGCCACCGAGCAGGATATTCATCAGCTGAAAGCGATGATTGAGAAGATCAAATATTCTTTTCAGCTGGGTGCCAGTCAGGATTTCGTATCGTATGGCTTCGAATTCCATGATTATTTGTCCCAGATCAGTCAACTGAAGACGTTCGAGAAGATCCTTAATCAGCTAAGAGATCATGCGCTTCGTTATTGCCGGTATGTCACGATGCACGGGAACTGGAACACACAGGCAGATGAGGAGCATAACTATATTCTGCAAATGATTGCCGACCGTAATGAAGAAGGCGCAGAGAGAGCGATGCAGGATCATATTCTAAGCAGCCTGACTACCGCAGTGGAGAGAATCAGAGGCATTCAAACAGCCAGAGAGGATTGA
- a CDS encoding DUF952 domain-containing protein, whose translation MKGLILLCIEQSRVNSEVRWEDLYHEGKAYPPIYGVLNLGAVVGIVEFEPNADGLFSLPAALQAMN comes from the coding sequence GTGAAGGGCTTAATTCTGCTCTGTATTGAGCAGTCCAGGGTGAACTCCGAGGTCAGATGGGAAGATTTATATCATGAAGGCAAAGCGTACCCTCCTATTTACGGTGTGTTAAATCTGGGCGCGGTGGTTGGAATTGTTGAGTTTGAGCCAAATGCGGACGGTTTATTTTCGTTGCCAGCTGCTCTGCAAGCGATGAACTGA
- a CDS encoding sensor histidine kinase, which translates to MNITVGVLVILVLMLTTYIALLQQQLRHMNRQMDKRLQERTRQPLTLELINSELSRLTANINRCFQAEENLRLEVLREEKRFKELIANISHDLRTPLTAIKGYQQLMERRELTDEQRQKLQTAQKHADTLGTLIDHFFEYSYRVNAEPKLRLQRINLTNLVMECLAEDVALLEANKLAVHMEDTSPVYAMVDHALTVRIIQNLIRNGATHAAGDIEVEVRGAAEHAVILFSNPVANVAELETGRLFERFYTGNQARNGSTGLGLSIVKLLAEQLDGSASASLQDGRLEIRVELPVASPSSNKEVVF; encoded by the coding sequence TTGAACATTACGGTTGGCGTATTGGTAATTCTGGTTCTAATGCTGACAACGTACATTGCCTTGCTTCAGCAGCAGTTACGCCATATGAACCGGCAGATGGATAAGCGGCTGCAAGAACGGACACGGCAGCCCCTGACTCTGGAGTTAATCAATTCCGAGCTGAGCCGGCTGACCGCCAATATCAACAGATGTTTCCAGGCGGAGGAGAACCTCCGTCTGGAGGTCCTTAGGGAAGAGAAACGCTTCAAGGAGCTGATCGCCAACATCTCCCATGACCTGCGCACACCCTTGACGGCAATTAAGGGTTACCAGCAGCTAATGGAGCGCAGAGAGCTGACGGATGAGCAGCGGCAGAAGCTGCAGACAGCACAGAAGCATGCCGATACTCTGGGGACTCTGATTGATCATTTCTTCGAATATTCGTATCGTGTAAACGCGGAGCCGAAGCTGCGGCTGCAGCGGATCAATCTGACGAACCTTGTTATGGAGTGTCTTGCAGAAGACGTTGCGCTCTTGGAAGCCAACAAGCTGGCAGTACATATGGAAGATACATCCCCGGTATATGCTATGGTAGATCATGCACTGACGGTTCGTATCATTCAGAACCTGATCCGCAACGGTGCTACGCATGCTGCCGGAGATATTGAGGTGGAGGTAAGGGGAGCGGCAGAGCATGCCGTGATTCTCTTTAGCAATCCAGTGGCGAATGTCGCTGAACTTGAAACCGGGCGGCTGTTTGAGCGGTTCTATACAGGGAATCAGGCCCGGAACGGGAGTACCGGTCTGGGTCTCTCGATTGTTAAGCTGCTGGCTGAACAGCTGGACGGCAGCGCCAGCGCATCTTTACAGGACGGGAGACTGGAGATCAGGGTGGAACTTCCTGTAGCGTCACCTAGTTCAAACAAGGAGGTGGTCTTCTGA
- a CDS encoding DUF4023 domain-containing protein translates to MDTHEFVEKLHETQKKAKKNQQHQGKGTPNEKLPTKQHGTNK, encoded by the coding sequence ATGGACACCCATGAGTTTGTAGAAAAATTGCATGAAACCCAAAAGAAAGCGAAGAAGAACCAACAACATCAGGGCAAAGGAACTCCCAATGAGAAGCTACCCACCAAGCAGCATGGAACTAACAAATAA
- a CDS encoding GNAT family N-acetyltransferase, translating to MKIRQLQANEPYPMKLLLLADPSQELVENYVRQGDCYVAEEHHEIIGVYVLLCLKPETVELVNVAVAEEKQGRGLGKRLVQHALEAAKALGYRTIEVGTGNSSIGQLALYQKCGFRITGFEPDFFVRNYAEEIYENGIRCRDMIRLTQEILGSEGLNSALY from the coding sequence ATGAAGATCAGACAACTTCAAGCCAATGAGCCATATCCGATGAAGCTCCTGCTGCTGGCAGATCCATCGCAAGAACTCGTGGAGAACTATGTCCGTCAAGGAGATTGTTATGTTGCAGAAGAGCATCATGAGATCATTGGTGTATATGTGCTGTTATGCCTGAAGCCTGAAACGGTTGAATTGGTTAATGTGGCAGTAGCGGAAGAGAAGCAGGGGAGAGGGCTGGGAAAGCGGCTAGTCCAGCACGCCCTGGAAGCCGCCAAGGCACTCGGTTATAGAACTATAGAAGTAGGCACAGGGAACTCAAGCATCGGACAATTGGCTCTGTACCAGAAATGCGGCTTTCGAATCACTGGGTTTGAGCCGGATTTCTTCGTCAGGAATTACGCCGAAGAAATTTATGAGAATGGAATCCGCTGCCGGGATATGATTCGATTGACACAAGAAATTTTAGGGAGTGAAGGGCTTAATTCTGCTCTGTATTGA